The Prinia subflava isolate CZ2003 ecotype Zambia chromosome 21, Cam_Psub_1.2, whole genome shotgun sequence genome window below encodes:
- the LZIC gene encoding protein LZIC, whose translation MASRGTTETTKLKQNLEEQLDRLMQQLQDLEECREELDADEYEETKKETLEQLSEFNDSLKKIMSGDMTLVDELSGMQLAIQAAISQAFKTPEVIRMFAKKQPRQLRTRLAEMDRDLMVGKLPRDLYTQQKLEILTALRKLGEKLTGDDEMFLSTNAGTALSQFERVSTDLGSGDKVFALASVEVEKAKQ comes from the exons ATGGCTTCAAGAGGAACAACAGAGACCACTaaactaaaacaaaatttaGAGGAGCAGTTGGACAGATTAATGCAGCAACTTCAAGATCTGGAAGAATGCAG AGAGGAGCTGGATGCAGATGAGTACGAAGAGACTAAAAAAGAAACTCTCGAGCAGCTGAGTGAGTTCAATGACTCCCTGAAGAAGATTATGTCTGGAGATATGACCTTGGTGGATGAGCTCAGTGGCATGCAACTG GCAATACAAGCAGCCATCAGCCAAGCTTTTAAAACTCCAGAAGTGATTAGAATGTTTGCAAAGAAGCAGCCGAGGCAATTGAGGACAAGGCTGGCAGAG ATGGACAGAGATTTAATGGTTGGGAAGTTGCCACGAGACCTGTACACCCAACAGAAACTGGAAATCCTGACTGCCCTCAGAAAGCTTGGTGAGAAG CTCACTGGTGATGATGAGATGTTCTTGTCAACAAATGCTGGTACAGCCCTGAGCCAATTTGAGAGAgtctccactgaccttg gaTCAGGAGACAAAGTCTTTGCTCTTGCAAGTGTTGAagtagaaaaggcaaaacaatgA
- the CTNNBIP1 gene encoding beta-catenin-interacting protein 1, giving the protein MNREGVPGKSPEEMYIQQKVRVLLMLRKMGSNLTASEEEFLRTYAGVVNSQLSQLPQHSIDQGAEDVVMAFSRSETEDRRQ; this is encoded by the exons atgAACCGTGAGGGCGTCCCCGGAAAGAGTCCGGAGGAGATGTACATTCAGCAGAAAGTGAGAGTGCTGCTCATGCTCAGGAAGATGGGATCAAAC CTGACGGCGAGCGAGGAGGAGTTCCTGCGCACGTACGCGGGGGTGGTGAACAGCCAGCTGagccagctgccccagcactccATCGACCAGG GTGCTGAGGATGTTGTGATGGCATTTTCCAGATCAGAGACAGAAGACAGAAGACAGTAA